The Labeo rohita strain BAU-BD-2019 chromosome 10, IGBB_LRoh.1.0, whole genome shotgun sequence genomic interval TAACTGAGGAGGGTTTAAGGCTGATGATCTGTGAGATATTTTTAATCCACAAACCACTTTTTATACTATATTAATTTAGAACAAACCATACTGGTGCTTTGGAGGAACCAGATCTTCACAAGAAGAGTCTGTAGTGTAACATCAAGActattttaacctcaaacaaaTCCTATAGCAAACTCAAGACcattatattgaaaaaaaaaaaaaaaaaaaaaaaacccaacccAGTGTGCTGCAAAGAACCATGAagaacctgtttttttttttcaaagtctaTGATGATATCAAGCTGTTTAACACATGCTTTAGGTCATACACTATGACCGATTTGAGAGCACCATTTATTGAAAGGCGTATCCTAGGTTACGCAGCTATTACACACATTTCTCCCAAAGGAATATTATGATATATACACTCTGAGGTGTTTTGAACTGCTGTGCATCTGTGTGTATGTTGGTAAAAACATCCTGTGCATTGCACGAGTTACAGTAAAACATAACATCTATACGTATGTGATATTCACAATATGTGAGATGAATTTCTTTAAgtcataaaattatttacattttataatatttatatatacttaatatactaGTATACTACTTAATATATCCCAAACTATTTtaatgtagaatttttttacATACACTATAGACATTTCCATGGATTTTCCAGGTCTAGAAATcaccattttaaaattttctttcatgttcATTATCTTTCTCAGGTTTTCCTTATGAATATgatcattgttattattttgtgtcattattattaatgttcaGGTTATTATATTTGCTTACTGGTGTTTAAGGACCATTTCTGAGGTGATGTTTTGTGATATTTATGAATCCAAGTATAGAGATAATTTTATAAGATACTTATATAAGATAGTTCTTATATAACATGGATTTTccacttattaatatttaaatcgTTTTCACACTGAACGCAAAAACAAAATACCTaaaccaaataataaaaaataataagtgcaACTAGATTCACTTTGCACCCTTTTTGAAATCTGTAGATTTCAGCAGTGgcaacattttgttgttgtgaCACAAGTGAAATGTTTCTGTGCACAGTCGCCATTTTCTCCTGCAAAACCTTTGCACACACGCGGGGGCTTTAAAAGCCCAACAGCTCCGAGGTCCGTTTCAAATCCGGCTCCTAAAATAACTCGCACACATCTGGAAACCATAGAAAAAAACGAAAAGCTTTAGATTGCGCAACATTTGTGATCTAATCGCATGGAAATTAAAATGGGAATATgattttggattttaaaaacatttttaaatcgaCAAAAAGCACCAAAATCTCCCTTCAGCAGCTCtaaattatcaaaaacaaataatcttCCAACTGATTGGCATGCAAAAGTGTCCACACGGGTATCTTGCTATGATTTGAAAATGTGCAGTGAGTCTCCGCAGGCCAATCACcgggagcaggaggcggagagACGGATTTGATAATCCTACTATGGTGAAGACGTGggttatgaatattaaataatcaaaattgcTTTCACTCTGATTGGCTTACAGCCAGCCGTTGGCAAGGGGACGCTAGTCTGCTGGCCAATAAACGAATCCTACTAGCAATATGGCatggctcatgaatattaatcaagGTAGGCTACTGGACGCTTACCGAGTAACGTCATTAGTGtctcattaatattcatgagttgAGGCTTCGCCATAGTAGGAATGGAAAATTCACTGTCAGGCCGGCCTGTGATGAATTGAATAGGgaagaagaaggaggaggaggagaatcCAATCCGGTTTGAGCAGGTTTTTGTTTCGGACGAGCGTTAACGTCTTCCTATACTGTGATCAAACCTACTGTGTGAATCTTTAACCGAGCTCAACAGTGTCGACTGTTTTTCACCGTTAAATCCGTGCATCTTGCATTTTAACCGCTTTGATTTTTACGCGTTGTACAAACCCACAGCCATGCCTAAAAGGAGCAAAGTAAGTAGCGCATTGGTTTCCTAATTTATCGAGACACCATCTTTAATAGAACATGCTgtataaaaaagcaaaagagGAATGAAAAGAATAGTGCATGTGCACTAGTGCACGTTGCATGcaaatgtgcttaatttttaTCCAATTGCAGCAGTATTcgtgcatttttgtgtttgcataTTATAAACGCGTGTTTTGATTTGAGAACGCGCGACTGAGATTTTTTTCTCCACCGGAGTTAATTAAAACCCAGTTTAATTTTCATGCACGCGCGGATGTGGAATATAATTTGTGCATATGTGtcgtgtttttgtttacaaatacaTGAAGTCTCTGTCGACATGCATCAGACAAAGGGGGTGTAACGTTATTAGTTTTCGTTTACGTGCAGCTTATACAGTCGGGCGACCTAAAGGCTGTTGCGCGCAGGTCATCAAATCAAATTGTTGCAttgaatatttatgtttttatttatctatcacacgcagtttttatttttagtatggTTGGCTGTAATTGCACGTAAATGTCTTTGTAAAGGCTGGGGGGTTTTAGTGTCATGGCTGCCCTTACGCGCAACCCCGATGATTTAAACTCAATGTGGGTCTGAAAACACAGCGACAGACGGTGCAATATTTTATCCTGTCGTGCATTAGGGATTTAATTCGTGCATTAGGGTTTTAGTGCACGATTGCGTCTCGATACATTTGATCGTGCAAGTGCCAGATTATGCAATGGCGGTATTCTTGCACATCATAGCGCCACTGTTTGGTGTTTCCTATTATTCTGGTATATtctgtggtgtgtgtgtttttttcctcGCGGCTGTGCACCTCGGGATGTTGTGTTTGAAAGCGAATGGCGGGAATGTCATGGAGCAGGGTCGGTGGGGCGAGAGCAAATCTCCATTAATCAGCGTTGAATGAGTCGGTGTGCATGAAGGGGGCGGTGCGCGAAAGGCTGCAATAAAAACGGACCGAGCGGCACAGTATTGGAGGACGGAGGCAGGACATAAACACTGATAAATTGCTGGCTGTATGTTTGGGAGTCATTACTTTAAGAAATAATCCACACAGTACGAAACAAACAGTCATGTCCGAACCTCGAGCGAATGACTCGTATGATTCCGATTCTTTTTAGTGTATTGAAATGTACTGCAAAACACGAGTAGTCTCATTCCCGAACGAATGATTCAAATGAGCCGAttctttttaatgaaccaaAAACATACGTAGCGACCAGCGCAGTTCGGTTCtcgaacgaatgactcgaatgagccggttctttttttagtgaatcaataaCATACAACATGAATAGTTCGGTTCCCCAATGAATGGGTTATATTTAGTCCGTTTTTAATAAACCTTATGAATCAGTTTAGAGTTACTAAATTCGCGACTAAAGTTATTTACTTTGGTCATGTCCGACTAGAAAGGAGTCAAGAATAGTTTCTGTGTTATTTTTAAGGCTCGCTTAAATTATTGTAGTGCAGACTGGTTATTAACATCAACGTGGTTTTATTCACATTAacacattatgatttttaaaaagtaatgttttattaaaatgaattaataaaggATGTTTAGTACCacgtgttttgtttgttttggtattTTAACCAATTATAGACTTGGGTCTAAGTCATTAAAAAGtctgtaaacatcttttatatctGTTCTGTTAAAACATGAAATTATcaaatttaaagaaatacaaattTTCCCCCTCAAATTGTCTTCTGAGGAGTACTAAAAGAATCTTTAAAGAGgaatcagaatcaaaataaatgaaaagatgaCCCAGATTGTTTTACCTAAATAAATTTAGCcattttatacatacattacTTGTGTTATAAAGGTGTATCTGTTATCAATTACTCAGatataataaaacttttttttcttttttccctcatAGGCGAACAATGATGCTGAAGTCACTGAGGTAAAAAGATCTCGCTTCTTATTGCATGGAAATAAAGAATTATTGCATCAAAATGAAGTACATGTTTTTAACTACTTGTTACTTTGCAGCCTAAAAGAAGGTCGGAGAGGTTGGTAAATGTGAGTATTCGTGTTCTGCTTTTATATACAGttctcattcattcaacaaatGTGACAGTGATTTATTAATTGATGTATTATAACTTTTTCACTTTTAGAAACCTGCACCCCCAAAGGCAGAGCCTAAGCCAAAGGTaagataaatgtaaaaataaaaacaattataaaaacataaaattataacTTAGCGatgatgtaaaaaataatttaacacattGTAGAAGGCGGCTGCCAAACCTAAGAAAACAAAGGAACCCAAGGAGCCcaaggaggaggagaagaaggaggacGTGCCCGCAGAAAACGGAGAAACAAAAGCTGACGAAGAGGTAACATAGTCATAACATGGCAAATCTTACATTAAAACGGTCTAAAAACGGTCTGCTTTGTGGTCTTTCTATGTAATCTTAACGGCATGTTTTTTCAGGCATCGGCAACAGAAGACGCCGACAAGAAGGGAGAAGACGGGGAATAACTTTGCTGAGGTCTCATCTTTTACCAGCACTCCCTGTACCTCTTTTCTTGTACAATTCAGGGGAATATTTTTATCTACTATTTTCTAAAGGCAGGTTTTTTAGTAGTTTGATTGTAGAGACACATTTTTTATGgaagaaaagaaacattttgaaagTGATCTCATCATATCCAGCATTTTTACATTGGGCAGAAAAAACTACCGTCATCGTAAATGTCGACAGGCGTTTTTTTCCCCGCCTCTCTGCTCTCGCTTTCAAAGCGTGAGGTAGAGGGGAAGGTTGCGGGCATGTCGTTTACAAAGACAGCTGGACATCTTACCGAGCTTGTCCGATGACTAACATTCCATTGGCTCTATGAgggattttgattttttttttttttttttctttttt includes:
- the si:ch73-1a9.3 gene encoding non-histone chromosomal protein HMG-like; amino-acid sequence: MPKRSKANNDAEVTEPKRRSERLVNKPAPPKAEPKPKKAAAKPKKTKEPKEPKEEEKKEDVPAENGETKADEEASATEDADKKGEDGE